TACAGAGCGCGGGCGCAGGTTCTGTTCTATGTgttctttggttttttgctttgcctttaAATCAACTGGCTTTTACACTATACTACAAGATTGCATAACGAGTAGATAAACTACGGGGAAAAAATCgtaaattttgcaatattgtGTAAGGAAATGGGGGTgtccatttttaatttttttgtaaattgaaacTTACTATGTATTACTGATATAATACTGTAATAAACATTGAACACTAAGATTTCAAAGTCTGCGAGTAATTGACTTTGTCATTGGCTCATTTACTATCACTTGTacttgtaattaaaaaaaaaaaagattcatTCACTGCTTGACCCAGATGACACTTTATCAGCTTCTTTGTAGATAAAAATGACAATTCGTGTTCACTTACAAATCAAACCACTTTCAAATGATTCACTAAGACGTGCTCTTATCATTATGTTGCCAACAGCAATACTTACAAAAggaatattcatttaaatcctaataataactttatattCACACTACTTAAAATTGGCATTCTAATTAGCcggcatttatttatttgcgcGGGCTGTGTAAATTAGTTTcgccaattgttgttgcaacaaacaaaacaaccatTGATACTTTGCAACACTGGTTGCGTCGATAACTTTTGAAaatttgcgtattttataaaatattagtATTTTCCCTAATTTAATCAGTATATTCGATAATTCAATTGGCGGTCACATTGTGTGCGAATTTATTTGTTCGATCGGCGTGCGCGTTTTGTTAAATTCATTCTTTTGTGTTTTCGACAAattcaaacataaaaatggCGTTCCAACTGCCTACAACAACCGCAGCTAGTACAACTGGCTTCTCATTTGGCTTGAACACAGcgccagcagctgcaaatCCTACCGGCGCAGCTGCCGCCAAACCAACGTTTTCGTTTGCCGCGCCGACAACAACTAATCCAGTAAATTTGGGAGGTGGAGATGCGGACGCTACTAAAGCGGCGCCACCACCATTTGGTGGCTTTGGACTGGCTGCCACAACAGCGGCACCAGTTACATCTAACCCACTGACAGGACTTGGAGCTAGCCTCGGCGCTACTGCTGCTCCTGCAGCAGTTGCACccgttgcagcagctgcaccaACCTTTGGCGGATTCATGGCGCAGCCGgccgcagtcgcagccacaaccacaacagctgctgcggcCGCAACAAGTGCTCAACTCGGCGGAGGCTTGACCCTTGGCCTGACCACAGCTCCCAAGAGCACCACAGCCATAGCGCCCGTCGCCGCAGCAGTAGCGCCTCTCGTTAGTGCTGCACCAGCAACCCTGGGAGGAGGTGGCGCTTTCGCTAACCTGTCGACAGCCACTAAAACCACAGATTCCGCCGTAGTTGCGAATGCTCCGCAACTGTCTTACAATCAGCTGGAGGAACACATCAACAAGTGGACACTGGAGTTTGAGGAGCAAGAGAAAGTTTTTACCGAACAGGCGACTCAGATCAATGCTTGGGATAAACTCTTAATTGGCAATAATCAAAAGATCATCGAGTTGAATGACGCTGTACAAAAGGTGAAGAACGATCAACAGGTGTTGGACCAGGAGCTGGAATTCATTGCCACCCAGCACAAAGAACTCGAAGAAAGTCTTGCACCGCTGGAGAAGGAATTCGTGAACTTGCCACGCGTGGATCAGGAGCGCAGTCAGACCTATTTGATGGTGGAGAACTTGGATACACAGTTGAAACAAATGTCCGAAGACCTAAAGGAGATCATCGACAATCTGAACGAGGCCAATAAGGGACAGGACAATACAGATCCCATTATACAGATTGGCAAGATTCTCAACGCACACATGAATTCGCTGCAATGGATCGAATCACAGTCGACACACATTTGCACGAAGCTCGACGACATTGGCAAGATTCACGAATCCCAGAAACGTGATATCTTTCGTGCTCCGTATTAAGTAATAATGTATTTTCGTTGAATAAAAACACGTTTATATTAAAACTGCATTTTCAACAAGATTTGAAAGCTACAGGTGCTGCGTGTCTTGGATAGCCCTGATTAAAGTCCATGTTATGGACTTTAGGaccaatttataatttcatagaATTAAGAGTTGTCCGTGTGGTGATGTCAAATTCAGGAATTCAAAACAAAGAATTTGATATATAGAAAATaggttttaatttgtttactacAATAGTTAATAGTGCTTGAAATGCTTAAGTCTAAACAACGGTGCCTTCTTTCCCTTGCAACCGATAGCAAAGTAGCCACTGCCCGGTGAGAATGCCATGGTGTTGACATAACCAACATCCTCCTGTTGCCCCGGGAAGTTGGAATAGATCGTGGCGCTGGGAAAATGCGCCAGTTTCAAGGCATTTGGCACCAAACGCGATCCCATTGCCAGTAACTCTGACGTGGGATTGAATTTCAGCTCAGCAATTGCTGTTTGCAGATTCATGAAGCGCTTCTCTGGCTGCGGTGCCGCTGATTTGTAGATGTTCTCATAGTCGTAAATATTGACAACGCCTTCATTGCTGCCGGTTGCGAGCATTTGTTGATTTGGTGACAATGCAATTGCTCGGCCATTGATACAACCATCATCGATGAAAGTGTGCTCGATGCGCAACTCTCGCATGGAAAGCACATTCACATTGCAGCTGGAACCGGAGCAAATGATACGCTTCGAGTCCGCCGTCCAGCTCATGCCACGCAATTGTCCCTCCTGATGGAACGTGTGCAACAATTCATTGGAATTGGTGGTGAACACATGAATATTACCAAATACGCCCATGGTAACAATATATTTGCCACACGGCGACACCTCAAACTTGTGCGAAGTATTGATGTTCGAAGGCATCTTCAGCTTGGTCGCCTTGGCCTCGAGCAGATCGTAGGAGTAATAGTGACGTTGCATGGCGCCAAAGAAGGCTTTGGTACCGCAAGGCGTGATGCGGGCACAAGTAATAGCGAACTTTGGGAAGCGTATGTTGTGCagtttctcgtttttttgtCCATCCACACTGTATATGGTGGCCAGATAACTTTCACCCGCCACCAGGGCAGCGGTGCTCGTCGGATGGAACTGGACACTGTTAATGACGCCTTCACTGTATGTGGCACGATTCAAATCCTTGACTCTCTTGAAGAATATGCTCTTGGCTCGCAGTTCGCGTGTCTTAGCCTTGTGATCGATGAATCCAACGGTCTTCAGTAGTGCTTCATCCTCGGAATCTTCGCTCTCGGAGTTCTCCTTCTTTGGCTTTAACGTTGCCCATTTAGGTTGATTAACGGTGCGTTGAAAGCGAGCCGTTAAATACTCCTTGTATGACTTGTCCATGCGCAAATGATTTAAGGGTCCAGTATGTCGTGTCTGCCGTTTCACTTCGCCCACCTCGAGCTCTTCGTCATCGGAATCGTGCCAGGCTGCTTTGGGTTTCTTTGCCAAGTCCGCtttgtcatcatcatcttcgtcCGCATCACTTTCTTCTTTATCTTTCTGCCGTTTTTTGCCCACCGACTTAGCTAGATTGCTGAGAAACGTTTGCTTGTCACCGAATATCACTTTTTCCATAGGCACTTCAACATAGCCAGTTTCCACTTCGTCTTTGGCCGACTGCGGCTTTTCCTCTTGCGACTCGTCATGCTGTTTGTAAATGGCCATCAACGCCTTCAAATCCTCCATACCATCGCTAGACTCGTCGTCGCTCATTTTGTCAAGCTATGAAACGCAATTTATCAGTAATTATTTTGGAGCTGATgagtttattgaaataaataaataccttTCTTTGCACTGCACGTGTATTCTTAGCTAGAGATGAAAGTTTGCTACAAAAAACATATGAGTGCGTCGATTGAATATCAACATAAAAAATCgaatgttatcgataattattaaacacttttttgaATATGCTCAAAATGTATCGATTTGAGCGCGCCAGCAATAGTgtgataatttattaatagccAAACATAATTACAAAGTAGTACTATATATCTGCATTTAGTTAGTAAATGTATGACTATAATATTGTCTATTATTTGTTCCgcaatattgttttaattcaCATATTCAAAGAGCGGCAGCTCAGCGGTCTCAGCTCGAGAAACATGAGTTGGACTAGTCCTCCGTCTAAACGCTGGAATAGCTCGTCGACAGCGTTCGTGAAAATTAAGGTGAATAAAGCGAATTAGTTTGAAAGTGTCCAGTAAGCAGTTGTAAATAATGACGTAAGATATTTGCACTGCTCCCATAACACTGATGCCCACAAACAAAGCCATGACGCCGCCAAACGAGACTGTGGACAATGCAGGGTTCAATTACGAGTTAAAGATAAGCTAGAATCTAGGTTTTACCAATGAGATCCTCAAAGCTAAAGACAACATCACGTCTGAAGCGCACCTTGGGTGGTATTAGATCCCAGCGAAAGCTTGATGTAGCCGATTCAGCACTTGCCGCTTCTTCGTTGTTCTTGATGCCCCAAGAACTCTTTTTAACCGTCTGCATGGTGTACTCGATCTCAGTGCATGTTGATGGACATTTACAAATGTGTAGCGCCCAAATGGGCCACTTGAAGTCCAGCAGACACTCAAAGCCAGCCGGATTGCAGCTGGGTCCTTCCACAAAAGGATAGAAAAAGGGCACGCAGTTGCACATTTCCAAGGCCATGATAGCTCGACATCTTGCCAGGCAGAGAGATTTACTATAGATCTGTTTATAAATGATGTTTATAGAGTATTTATTGTAGTTctaaatgtgtttatatacCTTTAGATTTGAGGTTTCTTCATCATTAAAGACGCACTTGCGTTGTTCAACGCTCAGTTCTCGCAGATTTTTAGATGCTCTATCAGAAAGGATTCTTactttaaattactttttatagcttgtttgtttgtcacTTACACGGTCTCGAGCACCTTAAATGAGGCTGTAATTTCGTCTGATTTGTGCAGTGCCACAATGTTGGCCTCCGAGGCGGATACTTCATATGGCGAGTGCACATCTAGCTGCGAAAACAgtgtcaattaaaaatgtataaaaaataaagtatataaaagaTCCTTTTAGAAAGATTGTTACTTATTGCCAATGAATGTCGCATGCTTAAAGTCAAATACTTTGCATgataaaaagataaaagcCAAACTACgtcaaaatgtaaaatataaaatcaattccAAATGTTAAcagtttaatttgtatataacataaagtcaatttatataagaaataaattattaatgaattataaatgttaaataacaaatgtaTATCTTCAATAGAAGTGATTACAAGGTAAAtattatgtaatatatatgagtattaatttaaacttttatgTTTGGCCTTTAGAACTAAATTAGATAACTTtaatcatataaaaaataccttATTTGGAAATTATGATGGACAGACGTACTATATAACGATTTAATGAATTTCtaacttgaaaaaaaaacaaacgactAACTCatcaaaaattgcacaaaatcaTAATCCTTGTTTTACTtatcatataattttttttagacaAAGTCTCCCTTGGGACAGTcttatgattattttcttaCCACGCCCGTACTCTCGAAGAGATCCATTCGAATATAGCACTGCTGCTTGCCATACTGACAGGTTAGCGGCGGAGGCAGTTCATCGTACTGAACGGGGCTGCAAATAACACAAATTGAGCTGTAAACAGTTTACTTCTCATCCTCTGCTACTCACTCTTTGCCCAGCACAGCAGACATGGGTGAGTTAATGGCGTAGCAGGAACCTCGCTCCGTCATTACCATCTGAACATGCACAATAAAGTTGCTATCAAACGTGCTAATCACCTGCTCAAAGGGACGATTGATGCCCAATATAATATCATAGAGATCAATCTGATCGAAACGTTCATCGCTAGCGAATCTGGTGAGCTCGGCATAATTGCTTGCAGTGGCATTGACGACGGCGTATAAAAAGTCCATGATATAGAAGTAATCCTCATCGATGATGGACACATTCCACAAGTCCTGTATCAGCTCATTAGCCTTGAAGGAATCAATGTGATCGTAGTAGCAAAGCGTAACCGCTGGCAAGGAGCCATTCCAGCCTCGATAATCGCGATCCACCGAAATGACGGTGGGTGAGTTGAAGTAGCGAGCGATTTGCACTTCGCTCAGCATGTAGACGGCAAAGATGCTGGCGATGAGCACGCACAGCCAGAGGAGTCTTCAGAGAAAACAACTCCTTCAGCAAAGATTTAAACAGCACAGCGTTCTGCTTACCGCTCGGAAAAGTGCAGCCGACGATCCACAGTGAGACGTATGGCCAACACGCTGGTCTCGGCTCCAGCCTGTGCTGTGATGTCTGTTAATCTTCTAAAGACATTTTGAGCTACGGTAAAGGACACACCCAGCACCAGCTGCGCCTTATGCTTTATCCAGGTGCAGCAGCGTTTTAACCAGCTGCTGAAAACTAAACCGAACCGCACCATGTTTGAAATGTAAGTGAAACTACGGATTGTTAgcgatttctttttaaaaggAATAACCCATTAGTGATTTATTGCCCAGATCGATTTGTATTAGGAAAATAACAATGGCCGACAAAGCGCTGATAAACTGCCGGGAGAACAAAGCGCACGTCACTTTAATGATATCAATTGGGGATTGTTGTGGGTCACTTACCCCGCCCACTGCGAGGGTGTCCAAGTCGACCACTCCGCACACTGTTGAGGGGCAAACGTCGTGtgtctgcagctgcagcagaaaGTGATTAACAGCGCGCTCCTGTCGCGGGTCCTGCAAGTGGAACTTGTTGAGCAGCAGACAGAGCTGACACTTCTAAGGaggaattacaaaatatatattaggATTATACGAAATATTTACAAGAAAGCTTCGTTAGTTTTAGAGAAAAGCGATAGAAGTGAGACAGGtccatttttatacccgctacacgTAGGGTAAAGAGGTATTATAACTTGGAGCGTACAgggaatatacatatgtaacaggcagaagaaggcatccCTGACTCTATAAAGCGATGATGATTAGTGACGCCAGCCAAGACGATGTagttctgtccgtctgtcagtctgtctgaCTGCGTAATTTTGAAGATAGAGTCgtgatttttggtacatattatgtatgtacatgttaTGTACtacataatatacaataataacagcagttatgcttcatatattttaaatataatagtatatccatataccaaatatatccttcggtatatttgcaatttatttcatttagaaatttggtttattttaataataatactgcactgttcagcttttattaaaaataggtagagggtatctcacagtcgagtgtgctcgagaCTTTTTCCTTATTTTAGTGTTACTAAAATGGCTAGCTAGCTAAGCTCTGGCTTACTCTCTGTGTTAATGGTTTCACCTTTTACTCACCTGCTCCGCAATGCGAGTATTACCAATAAGGACACACCAGATGCGAGTGCCATGCATCAGCAGCCAGAGCAGTCGATAGATAAACAGCACCCACTCCTCCCACTGAGCCTGCTCCACCATGCGAAACGTGTTGAATAGCTCATAGCAGAAGCTTAAAAGTGAATTAACAAAGCTCACCAAAAAGACGACTCCAAATCTATGCAGGAGCTGTGAGTGCATGTCGTTCAAGGCAACCACAATGCCACGCAGTTGCTCCAGTTTATGTTCAAACTCCGCAGTGGATGGTGACAGTATGCAAATGCTGTTGCGGCTGGGCTGCAGTTGCTCCAGCCGTAAGTTaagttgctgcaacagcaggcAAATGCCACGCAGGGCGACAACATATTGTAACAGACTGAGACTGATCATCAGACCAACGAGGTTGTGGGCACAGTTGCTGTAGAGTGTGAGGAGCCAATTGAAGTTCAGCCAAAGAATGTCAATTGTCACACAGATGCCGTGAAAGCCAAACACCATCAGCAAAAGTTTGAACACATAATTTCCCAGTTGATTGTAGAATTCCTGTGATGCCCAAGCATCGACGAAGAGCAACTTCTGCAGTTTAAATTGCTGCATTGCCTGGCTCTCAAAGAAGCTCGCACTGCGATAGACGTAGAGTGAAAAGATGGCTGTGATGATCATATTCGAGGGATACTCGATGAGGTACATCAACTTCTCGATGGCCAACACCTGCATCTGTGACTTGGATACCAGCAGACTTGTGCACACAAACCAGATCCAGCTGAGCAGTATGAGAGACCACACCAAGTGCACATGGCGATACTTGCTACTCGCTGGAGATACGCCTAGAAGGCGACTCACGATGGAAAGGAGACGCAACCAGCGATTGCCGAGTGGTTTTTTGCTCCAACTGCCCATGTGAAGACGGTAAATAATACTAATTGATTAAATGGGCATAGGTACATACTTAAGCGGtgttaattttgattaattgttgCAGTCCTCAATTAATTATGCTACCCACAgctaattgtaaattgtaagcAGCATTTATCACTCATACGCAATGTGGCTATCCAAGTTGAAGCAGGCTTCACACAAAAGACGCAAGATTGCAGCAATGCACTGGGAAAAGAGGTGAGCtaaattatatgttatataacTTGAACTTTAATTTAGATTAAAGTGTTTTATGTATAAGATAGAAGAGAGAAATTatgtttggtttggtttgtgCGTAACATGCATGTACagtaaacatacatacaatacataaagGATATATAATtcagtatatagtatatatattcagaaTCCGCATCAATAGACGATCCGAATCAGCCACCCTCGTATGTCCTTAAGTCCGTTCAGACACCAATCTTTTTGCATATAAACAATTTCGAAAAACATCCCACGATTGAGAacatgaataatattttaatctcTTGGGCTAAGACTCATTGTCAAAAGTTCCAATATGtgcatattataataatttaagatgctatttaattcaatggaacttatatttattaatttataaaaattcatcAAGCACAATTACTTCACAGAAATTGGAATCTCACACTGCAGCTGCACAAATCAAACTCCGATCAGTTGAGAGAggagctgaagctgctgctgttcatttGTGTGCTGGCGGGGAGTGCTCCGATTGCAGTCTTTCCTCGCTACCGAAGCCGATGCTATGATGCAGTGCAGCAATCTTGGCTGATCGTGTTGTATGCCTGGCTGTGTTTTGCCGCCTACTGGGAACTGTTGCACGGTAATATAAAACTCAGCGACCTAGAGCAAAAGTTCTATGGCATCGAATCGATGACGTACCTCATCCATGTGCCCTGCATCATGATACTCAGTGTTAGCTGGAAGCAAAAGATTTGCGCTGTATTTGACCGAATTGCGCAATTTGATTTGGCCAGTGGTTATATTGTGGAACGTCGAAACATCGGTCCTTGTATACGCAAACATTTGCTTGTGGTGCTGATCCTCACTAGTTGCTATATTCCAATCTCGTATTGCTTCTGTCAATATGAGGTTAATAGGACTATAATCGACTTGAGCACATTTGTGCTACCCAACATCCTGAGCGGCATTTCATTTATACCTTACTTCATAATGTTGCAAGGAGTCTGTCGTCGTATGCACTGCATAACTGTGTCTTTGGAAGCGGAGCTTCGACAGGAATTTCCCATTCAACGTGATCATCTTAACCAACTGAGATGGCAGCACATTAATCTGCTGCAATTTACAAAGGCAGTGAATCAAACCTTTGGCGTCTCCATATTGTGTGTCTATGTGAGCTCCTTCTTCAATGTCAACACGAATCTGTTTTTGGCTTACAAGAATATTGAGAATCCCGATGTTTCCGATTGGGCGTGGTGGACGTACATTCTTCTCTGGCTATTTATGCACTCAGCCAAGGTGTTTATAATACTTTTCTTCAATCACGCAATCCAACAAGAGGTAAACATACAAGTTTAAtcatatcattaaaataaataaatgctttcTGCAGCAAACCAACTGCTTGACATTGTTAAGTAAGTTTCAAGCTTGCAGCGAAGATTTGTTGGAAGCCATCAATCACTttatgctgcagttgcaagcCAATGTGAGAGCGTATGTTGCCTGTGGTCTAATTGTGTtagattacaaatttattacgGCGGTAAAGAAGATTTTCATTGCtctataaatgtaaattaaatatttctgcaTTTACAGCTTTTAATGGCCACcacaaatgtttttatattctttcTGCAATACGAAATTACTTATCAAGCGCTGGCGGTTGCCGCCaacgaaacaaaaatttgaataatatacgCTCACAATATCGATaacatgttgttgttatcgacACTTCGCCGTTTATATCGAGTGCAACCTTGCCAATCATCTGCACTGCGCTGCGCACAGTAGAATTTCGCACGCTTttcttgtattattattagctgacacaaacaaaataaataacaatttccattaattaaaaatgtgtgaCGTTGCAACAGTACAGAAAATTGCCAACTGTCTGGGCGTTAAACCCGGCAAAGTGCAGCTAAATGAAGAGCAAGTAAGCATTCATAATACAAGGTACATATAGAAAATGTGACATTAATGGAATTTATATTGTCAAGGTCGTAACTCGCACAAGcgcccaaaacaaaactgtcGCTGGCTTTGCCACCATACTAGAAAGCTTGGCCCGCGAATCCAAATCGGAGACAGCCCAGAACAGCACAGCATCCAGGGAAGTGCAGGCACAGGTGTATCAATGGATTGAGTTCGCTGTGCTCTACGTGTCACCCGGCTCCAAAGATAAACATGTGGCCAAGCAATTGTTGAACGACTTTAACAAACTGTTTATCAACAAATCGTATTTGGTGGGCCACTTCATCACATTGGCCGATCTTGCTGTCTACTATGCCATTTATGATCTTGTGGTAAGTGCgctttttgcatattaaacaataaataataaatcatattcTCTTATAGAAATCACTTTCGCCGCTGGATAAGGAGAACTATCTGAATCTATCGCGTTGGTTTGATCATCTGCAGCAACGTCCGGACATCCATCAGGGCGAGCAATTGCTGAACTTCACCACAATCTATCTGCACAACTGGGCTCAAGGAACTCATGTTTAGATTATCAACTAATGTGCTGAGCGGATTCCATTCAAATCGCAAATCGCATTGAAAAacttaagttatttatttctattgatTTTCACATACATCAAATATGTACATTAATGCCAATGAATTAAGCGCTGGAATCGAAAATATCATTTGCGTTATTGTAGCCGTGTTTTTTCTTGAGTTTgagaaatataattacaaattatttgattcgatttgtatgtatgttaagtatgt
This is a stretch of genomic DNA from Drosophila albomicans strain 15112-1751.03 chromosome 3, ASM965048v2, whole genome shotgun sequence. It encodes these proteins:
- the LOC117566621 gene encoding putative gustatory receptor 59f, translated to MWLSKLKQASHKRRKIAAMHWEKRNWNLTLQLHKSNSDQLREELKLLLFICVLAGSAPIAVFPRYRSRCYDAVQQSWLIVLYAWLCFAAYWELLHGNIKLSDLEQKFYGIESMTYLIHVPCIMILSVSWKQKICAVFDRIAQFDLASGYIVERRNIGPCIRKHLLVVLILTSCYIPISYCFCQYEVNRTIIDLSTFVLPNILSGISFIPYFIMLQGVCRRMHCITVSLEAELRQEFPIQRDHLNQLRWQHINLLQFTKAVNQTFGVSILCVYVSSFFNVNTNLFLAYKNIENPDVSDWAWWTYILLWLFMHSAKVFIILFFNHAIQQEQTNCLTLLSKFQACSEDLLEAINHFMLQLQANVRAYVACGLIVLDYKFITALLMATTNVFIFFLQYEITYQALAVAANETKI
- the LOC117569435 gene encoding eukaryotic translation elongation factor 1 epsilon-1, producing MCDVATVQKIANCLGVKPGKVQLNEEQVVTRTSAQNKTVAGFATILESLARESKSETAQNSTASREVQAQVYQWIEFAVLYVSPGSKDKHVAKQLLNDFNKLFINKSYLVGHFITLADLAVYYAIYDLVKSLSPLDKENYLNLSRWFDHLQQRPDIHQGEQLLNFTTIYLHNWAQGTHV
- the LOC117566623 gene encoding sodium channel protein Nach, which codes for MVRFGLVFSSWLKRCCTWIKHKAQLVLGVSFTVAQNVFRRLTDITAQAGAETSVLAIRLTVDRRLHFSERLLWLCVLIASIFAVYMLSEVQIARYFNSPTVISVDRDYRGWNGSLPAVTLCYYDHIDSFKANELIQDLWNVSIIDEDYFYIMDFLYAVVNATASNYAELTRFASDERFDQIDLYDIILGINRPFEQVISTFDSNFIVHVQMVMTERGSCYAINSPMSAVLGKDPVQYDELPPPLTCQYGKQQCYIRMDLFESTGVLDVHSPYEVSASEANIVALHKSDEITASFKVLETVASKNLRELSVEQRKCVFNDEETSNLKIYSKSLCLARCRAIMALEMCNCVPFFYPFVEGPSCNPAGFECLLDFKWPIWALHICKCPSTCTEIEYTMQTVKKSSWGIKNNEEAASAESATSSFRWDLIPPKVRFRRDVVFSFEDLIVSFGGVMALFVGISVMGAVQISYVIIYNCLLDTFKLIRFIHLNFHERCRRAIPAFRRRTSPTHVSRAETAELPLFEYVN
- the LOC117566622 gene encoding putative gustatory receptor 59e, yielding MGSWSKKPLGNRWLRLLSIVSRLLGVSPASSKYRHVHLVWSLILLSWIWFVCTSLLVSKSQMQVLAIEKLMYLIEYPSNMIITAIFSLYVYRSASFFESQAMQQFKLQKLLFVDAWASQEFYNQLGNYVFKLLLMVFGFHGICVTIDILWLNFNWLLTLYSNCAHNLVGLMISLSLLQYVVALRGICLLLQQLNLRLEQLQPSRNSICILSPSTAEFEHKLEQLRGIVVALNDMHSQLLHRFGVVFLVSFVNSLLSFCYELFNTFRMVEQAQWEEWVLFIYRLLWLLMHGTRIWCVLIGNTRIAEQKCQLCLLLNKFHLQDPRQERAVNHFLLQLQTHDVCPSTVCGVVDLDTLAVGGFISALSAIVIFLIQIDLGNKSLMGYSF
- the LOC117566857 gene encoding U3 small nucleolar RNA-associated protein 18 homolog yields the protein MSDDESSDGMEDLKALMAIYKQHDESQEEKPQSAKDEVETGYVEVPMEKVIFGDKQTFLSNLAKSVGKKRQKDKEESDADEDDDDKADLAKKPKAAWHDSDDEELEVGEVKRQTRHTGPLNHLRMDKSYKEYLTARFQRTVNQPKWATLKPKKENSESEDSEDEALLKTVGFIDHKAKTRELRAKSIFFKRVKDLNRATYSEGVINSVQFHPTSTAALVAGESYLATIYSVDGQKNEKLHNIRFPKFAITCARITPCGTKAFFGAMQRHYYSYDLLEAKATKLKMPSNINTSHKFEVSPCGKYIVTMGVFGNIHVFTTNSNELLHTFHQEGQLRGMSWTADSKRIICSGSSCNVNVLSMRELRIEHTFIDDGCINGRAIALSPNQQMLATGSNEGVVNIYDYENIYKSAAPQPEKRFMNLQTAIAELKFNPTSELLAMGSRLVPNALKLAHFPSATIYSNFPGQQEDVGYVNTMAFSPGSGYFAIGCKGKKAPLFRLKHFKHY
- the LOC117566861 gene encoding nuclear pore glycoprotein p62, which encodes MAFQLPTTTAASTTGFSFGLNTAPAAANPTGAAAAKPTFSFAAPTTTNPVNLGGGDADATKAAPPPFGGFGLAATTAAPVTSNPLTGLGASLGATAAPAAVAPVAAAAPTFGGFMAQPAAVAATTTTAAAAATSAQLGGGLTLGLTTAPKSTTAIAPVAAAVAPLVSAAPATLGGGGAFANLSTATKTTDSAVVANAPQLSYNQLEEHINKWTLEFEEQEKVFTEQATQINAWDKLLIGNNQKIIELNDAVQKVKNDQQVLDQELEFIATQHKELEESLAPLEKEFVNLPRVDQERSQTYLMVENLDTQLKQMSEDLKEIIDNLNEANKGQDNTDPIIQIGKILNAHMNSLQWIESQSTHICTKLDDIGKIHESQKRDIFRAPY